DNA sequence from the Acidimicrobiia bacterium genome:
ACAAGAGTCGGGACAGCGCTGGACATTTTCGAGGCTCACGGCGCCGATCTTGGCCCTGGTTCCTGGCCGTTAGAGCCTACCCAGCCCAGCGGCAGTAATTGATCGCACGATGATTTGGATGGCTCTGTTAGCCTAGCGTTTTTGTAACCCGCTACCGCACCCTGGTCTGTCGGTGCAGGATTGGGATGGAAGTGTCCTAGTTCGGACAGTAGGCCGACCCCTCGGCCGCCCGGCCTATTCTCGGGGTAGGCGTCCACAAGGAAATTCGGGGGTGGTGTAACTGGCAACACGGCAGGCTCTGGACCTGCTATTGGGGGTTCGAATCCTCCCCCCCGAGCGCTCATGCAGTGCCTGGCGCGGAGCGCCATGGTAAAAATGGCCCCATCGTCTAGCGGCCTAGGACACCACCCTCTCAAGGTGGAGACACGGGTTCAAATCCCGTTGGGGCTACTTCCTTGAATGCGTGGGCGATAGGAGTGCGTGCGTTATCCGCATTTGCATCCTCTCAACGGTACCACTTGAGTTCAATCCGGTAGCCGTCTGGGTCGCTGAGGTAAAGAGAAGGACCCACTCCTTTCGCTCCGAGACGCTCAAAGTTCACCGCTGCTTCAACGAGGACGCCTTCTTTTTCCAAAGCCTCTCGTGTAGCCTCGGGATCGCCGTTATCTACGGTGATGCAGATATGAGCGACTCCTTTGGGGCCTACAGATCCGGGGTCTTCGGCGGGGACTAAATCGAGCAGCGCATCCCCGATCCGCATAG
Encoded proteins:
- a CDS encoding VOC family virulence protein; its protein translation is MADSKRETTGFNWPRAVGIDHVVLKVSDVFRSERFYAKYLGATPEMKDEFCRGERGFLSMRIGDALLDLVPAEDPGSVGPKGVAHICITVDNGDPEATREALEKEGVLVEAAVNFERLGAKGVGPSLYLSDPDGYRIELKWYR